In one window of Henckelia pumila isolate YLH828 chromosome 1, ASM3356847v2, whole genome shotgun sequence DNA:
- the LOC140875309 gene encoding cytochrome P450 94C1-like, giving the protein MEFSCFSGFQCFHDSWSSVFLLSSIFLIVIFLPSLIFYLLKLRFSCRCEICQVYIKSKWTAQFANLCDWYTYLLKNSPTKTIHIHVLNNTITANPENVEYILKTRFENFPKGKPFSAILGDFLGRGIFNVDGDLWMFQKKMASLELGRASIRAYAFQAVNKEIDDRLIPFLESVSCGNSKDEELDLQDVFRQFSFDVICRFLFGLDPDCFELSLPLSEFAVSFDLASKLSAERALNLSPIVWKIKRLLNIGSEQKLQQAIKIVDMLAQEVIRKRRKIGFLNQKDLLSRFMMISSSTTIDEKFLRDIVISFLLAGRDTVASALTSFFRLVAQHPEAEAAILAEADKRLIGKNMELSSYEQIRELHYLHAAIYESMRLYPPVQFDSKFCLKDDLLPDGSFLKRGTRVTYHPYAMGRMEEIWGSDCLEFKPERWLKDGIFIQELDPFRYPVFQGGYRVCLGKEMALVELKSVAVSLLLKFHVKLAESHHHDRSVPRFSPGLTTTFRDGLRVSIRSRSSII; this is encoded by the coding sequence ATGGAGTTTTCATGCTTTTCCGGGTTTCAATGTTTTCATGATTCCTGGTCCTCTGTCTTCTTATTATCATCTATATTCTTGATCGTGATTTTTCTACCTTCTCTCATCTTTTACTTGCTAAAATTGAGGTTTTCTTGCAGATGTGAGATCTGTCAAGTGTACATAAAATCAAAATGGACTGCCCAATTCGCCAATCTCTGTGATTGGTACACATATTTGCTCAAAAATTCTCCCACTAAAACCATCCATATCCATGTTCTTAACAACACCATCACAGCAAATCCTGAAAATGTTGAATATATTCTCAAAACCAGGTTTGAAAATTTTCCCAAAGGGAAGCCGTTTTCTGCCATCTTGGGTGATTTCTTGGGGAGGGGAATTTTCAACGTTGATGGAGATTTATGGATGTTTCAAAAGAAGATGGCGAGTCTTGAACTGGGCCGGGCCTCAATCCGGGCTTACGCCTTCCAAGCCGTGAATAAAGAAATCGACGACAGATTGATACCTTTTTTGGAGTCTGTTTCTTGTGGGAATTCGAAAGACGAAGAACTCGATTTGCAAGACGTTTTTCGCCAGTTTTCGTTCGATGTGATCTGCAGATTTTTGTTCGGGCTAGACCCCGACTGCTTTGAATTGTCGCTACCCTTGTCGGAATTCGCCGTTTCATTTGATTTGGCATCGAAACTTTCCGCAGAACGAGCCTTGAATCTGTCCCCTATCGTATGGAAGATCAAAAGATTGCTGAACATCGGCAGCGAGCAGAAACTCCAGCAAGCAATCAAGATCGTAGACATGTTAGCTCAAGAAGTAATCCGAAAAAGGCGAAAAATCGGGTTCTTGAATCAGAAAGATCTCCTGTCAAGATTCATGATGATCAGTAGCAGCACCACCATAGACGAAAAGTTCCTCCGGGACATTGTAATAAGCTTCCTCTTAGCTGGCCGTGACACGGTAGCTTCCGCCCTGACAAGCTTCTTCAGGCTGGTGGCCCAACACCCGGAAGCGGAGGCTGCCATTTTGGCAGAAGCTGATAAAAGATTAATCGGCAAAAACATGGAGCTCTCGAGCTATGAACAAATCAGAGAACTCCATTATCTGCATGCGGCCATTTACGAGAGCATGAGATTGTATCCACCGGTTCAATTCGATTCAAAATTCTGCTTAAAAGATGACCTGCTACCGGATGGAAGTTTCTTGAAGCGTGGAACTAGGGTTACATATCATCCATACGCCATGGGGAGAATGGAAGAGATTTGGGGATCCGATTGCTTGGAATTCAAGCCAGAAAGATGGTTGAAAGATGGGATTTTTATCCAAGAATTAGACCCTTTTAGGTACCCTGTTTTTCAAGGTGGATATAGGGTTTGCTTAGGTAAAGAAATGGCACTCGTGGAGCTCAAAAGCGTCGCCGTTTCATTGTTGCTAAAATTTCATGTAAAGTTAGCTGAATCTCATCATCATGATCGCTCCGTCCCTCGATTTTCTCCGGGGCTAACCACAACTTTTCGAGATGGCTTGCGGGTTTCGATTCGATCTCGATCGAGTATTATTTAA